Proteins encoded in a region of the Eubalaena glacialis isolate mEubGla1 chromosome 20, mEubGla1.1.hap2.+ XY, whole genome shotgun sequence genome:
- the AGA gene encoding N(4)-(beta-N-acetylglucosaminyl)-L-asparaginase — MAWKLSLRLLLSLLLLCRAPVCSSGPLPLVLNTWPFRNASVAAWRTLAAGGSALDAVESGCAACERERCDGTVGFGGSPDESGETTLDAMIMDGTTMNVGAVGDLRRIKNAIGVARKVLEHTTHTLLAGESATKFAESMGFINEDLSTDASCALHSDWLAWNCQPNYWRNVIPDASKYCGPYKPPSILKRDGSTYKETGDSYGHDTIGMVVIHKMGNIAAGTSTNGIKFKIPGRIGDSPIPGSGAYADDTAGAAAATGDGDILMRFLPSYQAVEYMRRGKDPTTACQKVILRIQKYFPNFFGAVVCANVTGSYGAACNKLSTFTQFHFMVYNPLKSEPTEEKVDCI; from the exons ATGGCGTGGAAGCTGAGCCTCCGGCTGCTGCTGTCGCTGCTGCTGCTCTGCCGGGCCCCGGTGTGCAGCTCCGGCCCTCTGCCCCTGGTCCTCAACACTTGGCCTTTCAGGAATGCATCCGTAGCAG CGTGGAGGACGTTGGCGGCTGGAGGGTCTGCGCTGGACGCGGTTGAGAGCGGCTGTGCGGCGTGCGAGCGGGAGCGCTGTGACGGCACCGTGGGCTTCGGCGGCAGCCCCGACGAGTCCGGAGAGACCACCCTGGACGCCATGATCATGGACGG TACTACCATGAACGTAGGAGCAGTGGGGGATCTTAGACGAATTAAAAACGCCATCGGTGTAGCACGAAAAGTACTGGAACACACGACACACACGCTGTTAGCAGGAGAGTCAG CCACCAAGTTTGCCGAAAGTATGGGGTTTATCAACGAGGATTTATCTACCGATGCTTCTTGTGCCCTTCATTCAGATTGGCTTGCCTGGAATTGCCAGCCAAATTACTGGAGG AATGTTATACCAGATGCTTCAAAATACTGTGGACCCTACAAACCACCTAGTATCTTAAAGCGAGATGGTTCTACCTACAAAGAAACAGGAGATAGTTACGGTCATGATACTATTG gcATGGTTGTCATCCATAAGATGGGAAATATTGCTGCTGGTACATCTACAAAtggtataaaattcaaaataccTGG TCGAATAGGAGACTCGCCAATACCTGGATCTGGGGCCTATGCCGACGACACTGCCGGGGCTGCAGCAGCCACTGGGGACGGCGACATACTGATGCGCTTCCTCCCAAG CTACCAAGCTGTAGAATATATGAGAAGAGGAAAAGATCCAACCACAGCATGCCAAAAAGTGATTTTAAGAATCCAGAAGTATTTTCCCAACTTCTTTGGGGCTGTGGTATGTGCTAACGTGACTGGAAGTTACG GTGCTGCCTGCAATAAACTTTCAACATTTACTCAGTTTCATTTCATGGTTTACAATCCTCTAAAAAGTGAGCCAACTGAGGAAAAAGTAGACTGCATCTAA